A section of the Flavobacterium sp. CG_23.5 genome encodes:
- the radA gene encoding DNA repair protein RadA, with translation MSKVKTTFFCQNCGAQYSKWQGQCNSCKEWNTIAEEIIQKQEKVAWKSESVSSSKAPKPLRINEIDSAQEIRMDTTDGELNRVLGGGIVPGSLILLGGEPGIGKSTLLLQISLKLPYKTLYVSGEESQKQIKMRAERITPSGDNCYILTETKTQNIFKQIEAIEPEIVIIDSIQTLHTDYIESTPGSISQIRETTAELIKFAKETNIPVILIGHITKDGTIAGPKILEHMVDTVLQFEGDRNHVYRILRSLKNRFGSTAEIGIYEMLGSGLREVSNPSEILISHKDEELSGTAIASTLEGMRPLMIEIQSLVSTAVYGTPQRSTTGYNAKRLNMILAVLEKRAGFRLGAKDVFLNVTGGISVDDPAIDLAVVAAILSSNEDIPVNKDFCFAGEVGLSGEIRPVNRVDQRIQEAEKLGFSTIFVSKYNKISLKNTGIKIRLVAKIEDVVSELFG, from the coding sequence ATGTCAAAAGTAAAAACTACTTTTTTTTGTCAGAATTGTGGAGCTCAATATTCCAAATGGCAAGGACAGTGCAATTCCTGTAAAGAATGGAATACTATAGCGGAGGAAATTATTCAAAAACAAGAAAAAGTGGCTTGGAAGAGCGAATCCGTTTCTAGCAGCAAAGCACCGAAGCCTTTACGAATAAACGAAATTGATTCGGCTCAAGAAATCCGGATGGACACAACAGATGGCGAATTGAATCGTGTGCTTGGCGGAGGAATTGTTCCCGGTTCCCTAATCCTTTTGGGCGGTGAACCCGGCATTGGAAAAAGCACCCTTTTGCTTCAAATTTCTTTAAAATTACCCTATAAAACCTTATACGTTTCCGGTGAAGAAAGCCAGAAACAAATAAAAATGCGTGCCGAAAGAATCACTCCCAGCGGAGACAATTGTTACATCCTTACCGAAACCAAAACTCAGAATATCTTCAAACAAATTGAAGCTATCGAACCTGAAATCGTCATTATCGATTCAATTCAGACACTTCACACGGATTATATTGAATCCACACCCGGAAGTATTTCACAAATACGTGAAACCACTGCCGAACTGATAAAATTTGCCAAAGAAACTAATATTCCCGTAATTCTTATTGGGCATATTACCAAAGACGGAACTATTGCCGGTCCCAAAATATTGGAACACATGGTTGATACCGTTCTGCAATTTGAAGGTGACCGAAATCATGTGTACCGGATTTTAAGGTCTTTGAAAAATCGTTTTGGCTCTACTGCCGAAATAGGAATTTATGAAATGCTAGGAAGCGGATTGCGAGAAGTTTCGAATCCTTCGGAAATATTAATTTCACATAAAGACGAGGAATTATCCGGAACTGCCATTGCTTCCACACTAGAAGGAATGCGACCACTGATGATTGAAATCCAATCGCTGGTAAGTACCGCCGTTTATGGAACTCCACAACGCAGCACAACGGGTTATAATGCCAAACGATTGAATATGATTTTGGCGGTTTTGGAGAAGCGCGCCGGTTTTCGCTTGGGAGCAAAAGACGTTTTTCTAAACGTAACTGGAGGAATTTCCGTAGACGATCCCGCAATAGACTTAGCGGTTGTAGCGGCCATTTTATCCTCTAATGAAGATATTCCGGTGAATAAAGATTTCTGTTTTGCAGGCGAAGTTGGACTATCAGGCGAGATTCGTCCGGTAAATCGCGTGGACCAGCGTATTCAGGAAGCAGAAAAATTAGGTTTCTCTACCATTTTCGTTTCAAAATACAATAAAATCTCGTTAAAAAACACAGGAATTAAAATACGATTAGTTGCAAAAATTGAAGATGTAGTCAGCGAACTGTTTGGATAG
- a CDS encoding aldo/keto reductase yields MKYTTLPNTAIKVSKICLGTMTFGQQNSEAEGHAQMDYAFENGINFFDTAEMYSVPARQETYGSTEKILGTWFKKSGKREEIVLASKIAGPNPNFTYMREKNDFSPASIKFALDQSLQRLQTDYIDLYQLHWPERKTNFFGQRGFKVQDDAWEDNIHNVLETLDGFVKEGKINHIGLSNETPWGIMRFLEESKYNNLPRIKTVQNPYSLLNRLFENGSAEACLRENVGLLAYSPMAFGVLSGKFLTGESHPDARIKLFPQFSRYNSEQCTEATRLYQEIAKKNGLTLTQLSLAFIEQQQFVTSTIIGATTMEQLIENIDTTTVSLSEEILKAIDEVQAIIPDPAP; encoded by the coding sequence ATGAAATACACGACTTTACCGAATACCGCTATAAAAGTGAGTAAAATTTGCCTTGGCACGATGACTTTTGGACAACAAAATTCAGAAGCTGAAGGTCATGCGCAAATGGATTATGCATTCGAAAATGGAATCAATTTTTTTGACACTGCCGAGATGTATTCTGTTCCTGCACGTCAAGAAACTTACGGAAGTACCGAGAAAATTCTTGGAACTTGGTTCAAAAAATCAGGAAAAAGAGAGGAAATAGTTTTGGCTTCAAAAATTGCCGGACCAAATCCCAATTTCACCTACATGCGTGAAAAAAATGATTTCTCGCCTGCAAGTATCAAATTTGCTTTAGACCAAAGTTTGCAACGACTGCAAACAGATTATATCGATTTGTATCAATTGCATTGGCCGGAGCGCAAAACTAATTTTTTTGGACAACGCGGTTTCAAAGTGCAAGACGATGCCTGGGAAGATAATATTCATAACGTTCTGGAGACTTTAGATGGTTTCGTGAAAGAAGGAAAAATAAATCACATTGGACTTTCAAATGAAACTCCATGGGGAATCATGCGTTTTCTGGAAGAAAGTAAGTACAATAATTTGCCAAGAATTAAAACGGTTCAAAATCCTTATTCCTTATTGAATAGACTTTTTGAAAACGGTTCTGCCGAAGCTTGTTTAAGAGAAAACGTGGGTTTATTGGCGTATTCTCCAATGGCTTTTGGTGTTTTGTCCGGCAAATTTCTAACGGGTGAAAGTCATCCAGATGCCAGGATTAAATTGTTTCCGCAGTTCTCGCGATACAATAGCGAGCAATGTACGGAAGCAACAAGATTGTATCAGGAAATCGCAAAGAAAAACGGATTGACTTTAACCCAATTGTCATTAGCATTTATAGAGCAACAGCAGTTTGTGACCAGCACAATTATTGGAGCAACAACAATGGAGCAATTAATTGAAAATATTGATACTACTACGGTATCACTTTCGGAGGAAATTCTAAAAGCAATTGACGAAGTGCAGGCTATAATTCCAGATCCGGCACCATAA
- a CDS encoding glycogen/starch synthase, producing MKDKRILYVSSEVVPYLAENEVSLMSYDVPKMINDQGGQIRIFMPRYGNINERRHQLHEVIRLSGMNLVVNDLDMPLIIKVASIPKERIQVYFIDNDEYFKRKATFADEEGVMYPDNDERAIFFAKGVVETVKKLNWVPDIIHVHGWMAAMLPIYLKHYYKNEALFSETKIVTSVYSQSFEGVLDVEMINKVKFDGIPNEAVVELEVPDYEHIMKATILHSDAVIIASENLSSSLTKFIESSGKPFLPFAPKDKFAEAYTNFYKNEVL from the coding sequence ATGAAAGATAAGAGGATATTATATGTATCATCTGAAGTGGTGCCTTATCTCGCTGAAAATGAGGTTTCTTTAATGTCTTATGACGTTCCGAAAATGATCAATGATCAAGGAGGACAGATAAGAATTTTTATGCCGAGATATGGGAATATTAATGAAAGAAGACACCAATTACACGAAGTAATTAGACTTTCAGGGATGAATTTGGTAGTGAACGACTTGGATATGCCGTTGATTATTAAAGTGGCTTCGATTCCAAAAGAAAGAATTCAAGTTTATTTTATCGATAATGACGAATATTTCAAGCGAAAAGCAACCTTTGCTGATGAAGAAGGTGTGATGTACCCGGATAATGACGAACGTGCGATTTTCTTTGCAAAAGGAGTTGTGGAAACCGTTAAGAAACTGAATTGGGTTCCTGATATTATTCATGTTCACGGATGGATGGCAGCTATGTTGCCTATTTATTTGAAACATTATTATAAAAATGAAGCTTTGTTTTCCGAAACTAAGATAGTTACTTCAGTTTATAGTCAGTCTTTTGAAGGAGTCTTGGATGTTGAAATGATCAATAAAGTGAAATTTGACGGCATTCCCAATGAAGCAGTCGTTGAGTTAGAAGTTCCAGATTACGAACACATTATGAAGGCGACGATTTTGCATTCTGATGCTGTAATTATTGCCTCAGAAAACCTATCTTCAAGTTTAACAAAATTTATAGAATCTTCAGGGAAACCTTTTTTACCTTTCGCCCCGAAAGATAAATTCGCGGAAGCGTATACTAATTTCTACAAAAACGAGGTTCTTTAA
- the panC gene encoding pantoate--beta-alanine ligase: MFAFNFNNTIMHIFYGKAALIDFLESIKTTHSTIGFVPTMGALHQGHLALMQKSLLENENTVVSIFVNPTQFNNPEDLAKYPRTLEEDVKKLTALSPKIILYAPTVEDIYDGQPVSHSFDFDGLENQMEGKFRPGHFNGVGTIVKRLFEIVEPTNAYFGEKDFQQLQIVKKMVAKNNLNVNVVGCPIYRESNNLAMSSRNERLSIQERHEAAIIFQTLNIANEKFKKNSATSVSEWVQKSFEKNPIFTLEYFVIADEATLLPCVRKNKNKKYRAFIAVLVNNIRLIDTISLI, translated from the coding sequence ATGTTTGCATTTAATTTTAATAATACCATCATGCATATATTCTACGGAAAAGCAGCTTTGATAGACTTTTTGGAATCTATTAAAACTACTCATTCCACTATTGGGTTTGTTCCAACAATGGGCGCTCTGCATCAAGGTCATCTGGCATTAATGCAAAAATCATTATTGGAAAATGAAAATACCGTTGTAAGTATTTTTGTAAATCCAACCCAATTTAACAATCCGGAAGATTTAGCAAAATATCCAAGGACATTAGAAGAAGATGTAAAAAAACTTACAGCTTTAAGTCCAAAAATTATTTTATATGCTCCAACGGTGGAAGATATTTATGATGGACAACCCGTTTCTCACTCTTTTGATTTTGATGGATTAGAAAACCAAATGGAAGGAAAATTCAGACCTGGTCATTTCAATGGTGTTGGCACCATCGTAAAACGTCTTTTTGAGATTGTAGAACCTACTAACGCTTATTTTGGCGAAAAAGATTTTCAACAATTGCAAATTGTAAAAAAAATGGTGGCTAAAAACAACTTAAATGTCAATGTTGTTGGTTGTCCAATTTATAGAGAATCCAATAATTTGGCCATGAGTTCCAGAAACGAGCGCTTATCAATCCAAGAAAGACATGAAGCCGCCATTATCTTTCAAACATTAAATATTGCTAACGAAAAATTTAAAAAGAATAGCGCCACTTCAGTAAGTGAATGGGTACAAAAATCATTCGAAAAAAATCCAATTTTTACTTTAGAATATTTTGTAATTGCGGATGAGGCCACGCTATTGCCTTGTGTAAGAAAAAATAAAAATAAAAAATACCGTGCTTTTATCGCTGTGCTTGTCAATAACATTCGTTTGATTGACACCATATCATTAATTTAA
- a CDS encoding alpha/beta hydrolase — translation MKQILLLLFFSISVFSQKTVEAFDSKKLGESREITIGLPASYEKNPNKRYPILILLDGDYLFDPFYGALSYGAYWDDLPETIIVGINQNKKDERVNDSNYDETDAIPSGKGAQFFEFIGGELLPYLEKKYRVAPFRIIAGHDTTAGYLNFFLYKDSPLFNAYISLSPELAPEMENRIPEKLSKLKQPIFYYQSTSDGDVKKLQEPIKKLDENIKLANNPLLNYKFDYFKGASHYSLVLYSIPSALYQFFDSYKPISSTEYTDKIAILPSGHVDYLTTKYDLIAKNLGLKIPIRINDFKAIEAAILKNKDYQELDKLAAIAKKNYPKSMLSDYELGLMYEKTGDAKKAAKMYQNATQLEEIGNLTKDMMFQKLDDMKSLTPKK, via the coding sequence ATGAAACAGATACTACTCTTGTTATTCTTTTCTATTTCAGTATTTTCACAAAAAACCGTAGAAGCATTCGATTCAAAAAAATTAGGCGAAAGTCGGGAAATCACAATTGGATTGCCCGCATCCTATGAAAAGAATCCAAACAAAAGATATCCAATTCTCATTTTACTAGACGGAGATTACCTTTTTGATCCTTTTTATGGCGCTTTGAGTTACGGCGCTTATTGGGACGATTTACCGGAAACTATAATCGTTGGGATCAATCAAAATAAAAAAGACGAACGAGTAAATGACAGTAATTATGATGAAACCGATGCGATTCCCTCTGGAAAAGGCGCGCAGTTTTTCGAATTTATAGGAGGTGAACTACTGCCATATTTAGAGAAAAAATATCGGGTGGCACCTTTTCGAATTATCGCTGGACACGACACTACTGCAGGTTACTTAAACTTTTTTCTTTACAAAGATTCGCCACTATTTAACGCCTATATTTCATTGAGTCCTGAACTTGCCCCAGAAATGGAAAACCGTATTCCGGAAAAACTTTCTAAACTTAAACAACCTATTTTTTATTACCAATCCACATCGGATGGTGATGTAAAAAAGCTGCAAGAACCTATAAAAAAACTAGACGAAAACATAAAACTGGCAAACAATCCTTTACTCAATTATAAATTTGATTACTTCAAAGGAGCTTCCCATTATTCTTTAGTTTTATACTCCATTCCGAGCGCATTGTATCAGTTTTTTGATTCTTACAAACCAATTTCATCAACTGAATATACCGATAAAATTGCAATACTCCCATCTGGACATGTTGATTATCTGACTACTAAATACGATTTAATAGCAAAGAATTTAGGGCTAAAAATCCCCATTCGAATAAATGATTTCAAAGCAATTGAAGCTGCTATTTTAAAAAATAAAGACTATCAGGAATTAGATAAATTAGCTGCTATTGCCAAAAAAAACTATCCTAAATCGATGTTAAGTGATTATGAATTAGGCTTGATGTATGAAAAAACAGGCGATGCTAAAAAAGCAGCAAAAATGTATCAAAACGCCACCCAATTGGAAGAAATTGGAAATTTAACCAAAGACATGATGTTTCAAAAACTTGATGACATGAAAAGTCTAACACCAAAAAAATAA
- a CDS encoding OmpA family protein, whose product MIKRISIGLLVVALSTSCVSKKIYNDLESKFADLKKENRSISDENTDLLKAKSQLELDREALKSDLNKSKSELDKQKMDYASAQNKFKVLQDSYVALEKNSSDALQSNMKKNRDLLEQLEEKGKALALEQESLNKSAQRLQELENLIAAKEASMKKLKETLSKALNSFEGKGLTVEQKNGKVYVSMENKLLFNSGSWAVGSEGKKAVIEVGKVLGDNPDISVLIEGHTDDDAFAAAGPITDNWDLSTKRATAIVAILSENKKINKQNLTAAGRGEFSPLVSNATAEGKAKNRRIEIILTPRLDEISKMLNEIN is encoded by the coding sequence ATGATAAAAAGAATTTCCATCGGATTGTTAGTAGTAGCACTTTCAACTTCTTGTGTATCTAAAAAAATATACAATGATTTAGAAAGTAAATTCGCCGATTTAAAGAAAGAAAACAGAAGCATATCGGATGAAAATACCGATTTGTTAAAAGCAAAAAGTCAGTTGGAATTAGACCGCGAAGCTTTAAAATCAGATTTAAATAAATCAAAATCAGAACTGGATAAACAGAAAATGGACTATGCGTCCGCTCAAAATAAATTTAAGGTTTTACAAGATTCTTACGTTGCATTAGAGAAGAACAGTAGCGATGCTTTGCAAAGCAACATGAAGAAAAACCGTGATTTATTGGAACAGTTAGAAGAGAAAGGCAAAGCATTGGCATTAGAACAAGAAAGTTTGAATAAAAGCGCACAACGTTTGCAAGAATTAGAAAATTTGATTGCCGCCAAAGAAGCCAGCATGAAAAAACTAAAAGAAACGCTGTCAAAAGCCTTGAATAGTTTTGAAGGTAAAGGGTTGACAGTCGAACAAAAAAACGGAAAAGTGTATGTTTCCATGGAAAACAAATTACTTTTCAATTCAGGAAGTTGGGCAGTAGGTTCTGAAGGGAAAAAAGCGGTTATTGAAGTAGGAAAAGTATTGGGTGACAACCCTGATATTTCAGTACTAATAGAAGGACATACTGATGATGATGCTTTTGCAGCTGCTGGTCCTATTACTGACAACTGGGATTTATCTACTAAAAGAGCTACTGCAATTGTTGCTATTTTAAGTGAAAACAAGAAAATCAACAAACAAAATCTTACCGCTGCCGGAAGAGGGGAATTCTCCCCTTTAGTAAGTAATGCAACTGCCGAAGGAAAAGCAAAAAATCGTAGAATCGAGATTATTCTCACCCCAAGATTAGATGAAATTTCTAAAATGTTGAATGAGATTAATTAA
- a CDS encoding DUF4270 domain-containing protein, whose protein sequence is MLVLTSVIFLYSCDKDYNTIGGDLIGDNHFDLSTYTSNVTAFNQKITAVQSNNLAVNGLGIYANPAFGTTTASFVTQLGLGTLSPVIGANPVIESVVLTVPYYSTIKTTNTDGSHVYELDSIYGPSDAKIKLSVYESGYYMRDLDPAGGFQQAQRYYTNQSTDFNDVKVGNRLNDDSSVGQNDAFSFDANEFTETTKDATTNVETTTRTAPGMRLSLNKSFFDAKIIHASADKLATNDVFKNYFRGLYFKVENSGSTGNLAMLNFKLGKITIKYKEDLASTTVGGAPTRVDKSIVLNMTGNSVSLLEQSNTNTAYANATATPDATLGDEKLYLKGGEGSMAILNLFSTPGELATIRANNWLINEANLVFHIDAAAMANSFEPNRIYLYDLTNNRPVVDYFNDATTGTNAKNGKTIYGGYINKQTSGKGLTYKIRITNQIRNLIKNADSTNVKLGLVVTEDINTSTSHYLKTPNSFSSQVPKASVMNPLGTILYGGKSTVPEDKRLKLEIFYTKPN, encoded by the coding sequence ATGCTAGTTTTAACAAGCGTAATTTTTTTGTATTCGTGTGATAAAGATTACAATACGATTGGTGGAGATTTAATTGGGGATAATCATTTTGATCTTAGCACTTACACATCAAATGTAACAGCTTTCAATCAGAAAATCACCGCTGTTCAGTCTAATAATCTTGCTGTAAACGGGTTGGGAATATATGCAAATCCTGCTTTTGGTACAACAACTGCTAGTTTTGTGACCCAATTAGGTTTGGGAACTTTAAGCCCTGTAATTGGAGCTAATCCGGTAATTGAAAGTGTTGTTTTGACAGTTCCGTATTATAGCACTATAAAAACTACTAATACTGATGGCAGCCATGTTTATGAGTTAGATTCTATCTACGGACCTAGTGATGCAAAAATTAAATTAAGTGTTTACGAATCTGGATATTATATGAGGGATTTAGATCCTGCCGGTGGATTTCAACAAGCACAAAGATATTACACCAATCAAAGTACTGATTTTAACGATGTAAAAGTTGGAAATCGCTTGAACGATGATAGCAGTGTTGGTCAAAACGATGCTTTTTCTTTTGATGCTAATGAATTTACAGAGACCACTAAAGATGCAACTACAAATGTAGAAACTACTACGCGTACGGCTCCTGGAATGCGATTGAGCTTAAATAAAAGTTTTTTTGACGCAAAAATTATACATGCATCAGCTGACAAGTTAGCTACCAATGATGTTTTTAAAAATTATTTTAGAGGTTTGTATTTTAAAGTAGAAAACTCGGGAAGTACTGGTAACTTAGCGATGCTTAATTTTAAATTAGGAAAAATTACCATTAAATACAAGGAAGATTTAGCATCAACAACTGTAGGCGGAGCACCTACAAGAGTGGATAAGTCAATTGTGCTTAACATGACTGGAAATTCAGTAAGTCTGCTGGAGCAAAGTAATACAAATACAGCATATGCTAACGCGACAGCTACTCCGGATGCTACTCTTGGTGACGAAAAGTTATATTTAAAAGGAGGAGAAGGTTCAATGGCAATTTTAAATTTATTTAGTACTCCAGGGGAACTTGCAACCATAAGAGCCAACAATTGGTTAATTAATGAAGCAAATCTTGTGTTTCATATTGATGCCGCTGCAATGGCGAATAGTTTTGAACCTAACCGGATTTATTTGTATGACTTGACTAATAATAGACCGGTTGTTGATTATTTTAATGATGCGACGACTGGTACCAATGCAAAAAATGGAAAAACTATTTACGGCGGTTATATAAATAAACAAACTAGCGGTAAGGGATTGACTTATAAAATCAGAATTACGAATCAGATCAGAAATTTGATAAAAAATGCAGATTCAACAAATGTAAAGTTAGGTCTTGTAGTTACAGAAGATATAAATACAAGCACTTCGCATTATTTGAAAACTCCAAATTCTTTTAGCTCTCAAGTACCAAAAGCTAGTGTTATGAATCCTTTAGGGACTATTCTTTATGGAGGAAAATCTACAGTTCCTGAGGACAAAAGATTGAAGCTTGAAATTTTTTATACAAAACCTAATTAA
- a CDS encoding exodeoxyribonuclease III: MRIISYNVNGIRAAISKGFIDWLQLANPDIICLQEIKATEDQIPVDAITKAGYPYQYYYSATKKGYSGVAILSKIKPNNVVQGTGIHHMDFEGRNLRADFDAFSVMSLYLPSGTNIDRLDHKFMFMDDFQNYITELKKEIPNLVICGDYNICHEAIDIHDPVRNKTVSGFLPQERAWLDGFMKSGFVDSFRHFNSEPHQYSWWSYRAGARGNNKGWRIDYNLVSDSLKHKLKRAVILSDAVHSDHCPILVEIE; the protein is encoded by the coding sequence ATGAGAATTATTTCCTATAACGTCAACGGAATCAGAGCCGCCATTTCAAAAGGGTTTATCGACTGGTTGCAACTAGCAAATCCAGATATTATTTGTCTGCAGGAAATCAAAGCGACCGAAGACCAAATCCCGGTAGATGCTATTACAAAAGCAGGCTATCCGTATCAGTATTATTACTCAGCGACCAAAAAAGGATATAGCGGCGTGGCTATACTTTCTAAAATTAAACCCAACAATGTGGTTCAGGGAACTGGAATTCACCACATGGATTTTGAAGGAAGAAACCTCCGGGCTGATTTTGATGCGTTTTCTGTAATGAGTTTGTACTTACCGTCCGGAACAAATATTGATCGATTGGATCATAAATTCATGTTCATGGATGATTTTCAAAATTATATTACCGAATTGAAAAAAGAAATCCCAAATCTTGTTATCTGCGGGGATTACAACATTTGCCACGAAGCAATCGATATTCACGATCCAGTCCGAAACAAAACCGTTTCCGGATTTTTGCCACAGGAAAGAGCGTGGCTCGATGGATTTATGAAGTCTGGATTTGTAGATAGTTTCCGTCATTTCAACAGCGAGCCACATCAGTATTCCTGGTGGAGTTACCGCGCCGGAGCAAGAGGCAACAACAAAGGATGGCGTATTGATTACAATTTAGTCAGCGATTCGTTAAAACATAAACTCAAAAGAGCCGTTATTTTATCAGATGCCGTGCACTCGGATCACTGCCCTATTTTGGTAGAAATCGAGTAG
- a CDS encoding transglycosylase domain-containing protein has product MRTGKQKIILAVKVLAVLFVIMVITFFVFRKSLLQQVITKTTTKLSRDYDSDFSVKKASFDGFSGVNMSEIALVPRNADTLFKIQKLKTSINFWRLLVGDVQLGTLEIKNGYVQLVKKGEVKNFEAFLKKDKNLKTSNDKRDYAEFAYRIISKALNLVPTDMSLENLSFRLDDNGKKATINFQKLRLVDKELETSIKVQTNTFTQRWKIKGFADPRNKKADIRFFNIDTGAIKVPYFDERYNLKSSFDSIRLNIQNIDRDGDKLHIDGFTSIKNLKINHPKIASKDVVIKNARFDYRFLLGSDFISIDSSSTVQFNKIKFHPYVAYETEKDTVYKLKVAIPKMKAQDFISSLPDGLFTHFQGMEAEGNFDYNLNFSFNKNKPDQLVFDSKINKENLKIIKYGEANLNKLNGEFIYRALIKDVLQRPILVGSANSNYTPLNQISPYLRKCVLTTEDPSFFSHHGFINEAFKQSIIKNIKTKKFSRGASTISMQLVKNVFLTREKTLSRKLEEILLVYILENNRIASKERMLEVYFNIIEWGPNVYGIGEASRFYFQKSPSELSLNECLYLARIIPSPKKFMYQFNDQGMLKEFATRQESFLTNIMFRRGLLSTDDTIYKSQRIIISGPARSFIRIRAH; this is encoded by the coding sequence ATGAGGACTGGAAAACAAAAAATAATTCTAGCAGTAAAAGTTCTTGCTGTGCTTTTTGTAATTATGGTTATTACTTTTTTTGTTTTTAGGAAGTCTCTCTTACAACAGGTAATCACAAAAACGACCACCAAATTAAGCCGAGATTACGATAGTGATTTTTCGGTAAAAAAAGCTTCTTTTGACGGGTTTTCGGGTGTGAATATGTCTGAAATAGCATTAGTTCCAAGAAATGCCGACACGCTTTTTAAAATACAAAAATTGAAAACTAGTATCAATTTCTGGCGTTTATTAGTTGGTGATGTTCAATTAGGAACTTTAGAAATTAAAAATGGATATGTTCAGTTGGTAAAAAAAGGCGAAGTAAAAAATTTCGAAGCTTTTCTAAAAAAAGATAAGAACTTAAAAACATCCAACGACAAACGAGATTATGCCGAGTTTGCCTATCGAATTATCTCAAAAGCACTGAATTTAGTACCGACAGACATGAGTCTGGAAAATCTTTCTTTCCGCTTGGATGATAACGGGAAAAAAGCGACCATCAATTTTCAAAAACTGCGATTGGTCGATAAAGAACTCGAAACTTCAATAAAGGTTCAAACTAATACTTTTACCCAAAGATGGAAAATAAAAGGTTTTGCTGATCCAAGAAATAAAAAAGCGGACATTCGGTTCTTCAATATTGATACCGGCGCCATCAAAGTCCCTTATTTTGATGAACGTTATAACCTGAAATCGAGCTTTGACTCCATTCGATTGAATATTCAAAACATAGATCGAGATGGGGATAAACTGCATATCGATGGTTTCACTTCCATTAAAAATTTAAAAATCAACCATCCAAAAATTGCCAGTAAAGATGTAGTAATTAAGAACGCTCGTTTTGACTACCGATTCTTGCTGGGTTCTGATTTTATTTCGATTGACAGTAGCTCAACCGTTCAATTTAACAAAATAAAATTCCATCCTTATGTGGCTTATGAAACCGAAAAAGATACGGTTTACAAGCTCAAAGTAGCTATTCCAAAGATGAAAGCACAGGATTTCATCTCTTCGCTTCCTGACGGTTTGTTTACCCATTTTCAAGGAATGGAAGCCGAAGGTAATTTTGATTACAATTTGAACTTTTCTTTCAACAAAAACAAACCTGATCAACTCGTTTTTGACAGCAAAATAAACAAAGAAAATCTAAAAATTATTAAATATGGCGAAGCCAATCTCAACAAGCTAAATGGCGAATTTATTTATCGCGCTCTAATAAAAGATGTGTTGCAACGTCCTATTTTAGTTGGCTCAGCCAATTCAAACTATACTCCTTTAAACCAAATTTCGCCTTATTTAAGAAAATGTGTTTTGACGACAGAGGATCCTTCGTTCTTTTCGCATCACGGTTTTATCAATGAAGCGTTCAAGCAATCCATTATAAAAAATATCAAAACCAAAAAATTCTCTCGCGGTGCCAGTACCATAAGTATGCAGTTAGTGAAAAATGTTTTTCTGACCAGAGAAAAAACTTTGTCGCGCAAACTCGAAGAAATACTGCTGGTTTACATCCTTGAAAACAACAGAATCGCAAGTAAAGAACGCATGCTTGAAGTGTATTTTAATATTATTGAATGGGGTCCAAACGTTTATGGAATAGGCGAAGCAAGTCGGTTTTACTTCCAGAAAAGCCCATCTGAATTATCGCTAAATGAGTGCTTATATCTTGCCCGAATTATCCCAAGTCCAAAGAAATTCATGTATCAGTTTAATGATCAGGGAATGCTAAAAGAATTTGCTACAAGACAAGAATCTTTTTTAACGAATATCATGTTTCGAAGAGGACTTCTGAGCACTGATGACACTATTTATAAATCACAACGCATCATTATTTCTGGGCCGGCAAGATCTTTTATTAGAATAAGAGCACACTAA
- the panD gene encoding aspartate 1-decarboxylase gives MQIQVVKSKIHRVKVTGADLNYIGSITIDEALLDASNIIEGEKVSIVNINNGERFDTYAIKGEKNSGVITLNGPAARKVQKDDIIIIISYATLEFEEAKTFKPWIIFPNENDNSLT, from the coding sequence ATGCAAATTCAAGTCGTAAAATCAAAAATTCATCGAGTAAAAGTAACTGGGGCCGATTTAAATTATATCGGAAGCATTACCATCGATGAAGCCTTATTAGATGCTTCTAATATAATTGAAGGTGAAAAAGTTTCTATCGTAAACATTAACAACGGAGAACGTTTTGACACCTACGCCATCAAAGGCGAAAAAAATTCTGGCGTAATAACCCTAAATGGTCCGGCAGCAAGAAAAGTTCAAAAAGATGACATCATCATCATCATTTCGTACGCTACCTTAGAATTTGAAGAAGCAAAAACCTTCAAACCTTGGATTATTTTCCCTAATGAAAACGACAATTCTTTAACGTAA